The DNA window AGTATGTTAATTACCTTTATTAATAGGGAGTATCttctttttgttcatttttttggtGAGTGTGGCTAATTCTTTTGATAGATTCATGCAAGTCTTATTTCAATAAAGTAGGAGGGAGTATCACATTCTAATGTTTTTTAATCCTCTTATTAAAATTTCTGACTCCACCACTGCTGATAACATCATTCATCGACTTCTTTAAAACCTCATTATAACACATACATGTACTTGTTtctctatgtttttttttgtaggttttttGTGGATAACATACCTATAAGGTCATTCAAGAACAACACAAAGAGAGGTATCAACTTTCCAACAAAATCACTATGGGCAGAAGCAAGCCTATGGATTTCAGATAGTGTGGTTTGGGCTGGAGCTGTTGATTGGGGCTATGCACCATTTATAGTTAGTTTTCAAGACTTCAACATTTCTGGCTGCCCTGCTGGTAGTAATTGCTTGCCATCCCCAGATTTTAGCCCCTGGACTAGGCCCAAATTAGGCCCAAAACAGTTGAAGCTTATGATGAATTTCAGAAAAAAACATATGACTTTTGATTATTGTAGGTCTACGGGAAATAAACATAGGTACGCAGAGTGTGCTTAGTTAATTTATGGGAAAGTTACGTGAGTTGATAAACATTACTAGTTTATTATTCACTATGATTACAATTTCATATTtaacaaatatgatttttatgtttgctatatgtgaaaattgTTCTAATAAGTAATTATGATTCATAGGGTAATTAACAAGGGTAGAACAATAACATTAGATACAAATTTAAACGAAACTTGCCGCATTTGATTAGATTTTGtgtttttattagaaaatttgttaaatatatttaaatgcTTAATTGTAATTCAGTAATTAAAATGACCAATGGGTTCGGTGATGAATTCAAATCCTATAGCTTTAAATCtctataacaaattaaattgtactaattatattttttaaaaatatttactcatccaatatatgatttaatttttttataatagattaattaattaaacataaaaaaattaaaaatattttgtaattttaatttattatgagAAGAAAAGGCACCAAATTCACCGAATGGAAATTTGCAAATATTTAATGGGTAATAATAATTAGTAGAAATGTTAGATTATTTGTCAACTTGGGTTAGATGGTGGCTCAcacaaacataaatatatattttttcttttggaataTTAATGGTTGAACAAAAAAGTCAAACAGAGATGGTCATGACTCAGCCTTCAAGATTGATATTTTTCTCTATCTTTAGAATATTCCAATTTAATATATTGAAAATCTAGGATTTGATTAATTCGAATTCGAGTTAAATTAATCCACTATCGGTAGAAGCCACCTACAATTGCTGGAACGTGTTACTATAtaaatttgatataataatatttttacatacatataaatttcaacacactttaatataaaagagagaaaatttaaattttgagtgtgacatttttgtactttttccattttattttttttggattataAGTTTCCTAGTTATTGAAAGatttattattctaattttGAATGGTCCAACTTGGTGTGCTATGAACCTGTGCTTTCACTTTCAattctctttttcaaatttataacgAGTAATCCAAAAAATAACGAGCAAGATAATCCAATTTTATctgaacaaaaataattaaaattgtcACAGTTCGAGTTACAATATTACAAGTTTaaattatatagtaatattatttgtaatttttcttttaatttgactATTCACAGTTGACTTTTTAGTGGGCAAAAAGTACAATAGCGAGAATactataatttgaaaaatgtttgCATTATGTGTTGAATTATATATTACTCctagttctttttttaatatcttGATTTTCTCTCTTTATATAAAATGCAAATGAGACATTCAACAAAGCAACCTATTTTCTTTATGTTAAATTAGTGGGTTGAGACTAGAGAGGAGTATTCAAAATATTAGatctattttgtttttgaaagaaaaataggaaagttgattataaaatgaaaattcagtattcactaataaaataattttaatacaacaaactaaatacataaaaaaaaaaaaaaattaatttcagcATAACTAATAGAGAATagttaaccagaggtctcgatTCGAGCCCTGAGTCTTGTTGGGAGCACCACTCTTGAATGGGTCCAGTAAAATgagattcaaatttaatcggaGTTTCAATATGACCAAGAAATAATAGAGAATAGTTAAGAGTGTTGTTGTAGAGGGAGCTAAGCAAGTGGAGCAATAATGGCGGAAAAAAACTTACTATAAGTAAAGTCGAGTGGGCAAGCATGGGGTAAAATTGACTTTGAGAGAGACGACTTGAAAACATTACAGGGTGTAAGAGGCGAATAGTCAACCAATACGTGCTGAGACACAGTCAGTCCTTTGAAAATTCTCACCATTTATATATACTCTCTTCAACGCTTCTCCCTCtgcactttcttcttcttcgtcttctcttgcaaaaaaaaaaacttttttgctCGAGGAACTGTTATCTATTTTTGCTTGCTGAGAACATCAATGGCTGTAAGTTTTCTTCAATAATTACTTTTTCGTTTCCGTTGCTTTATCCAAAATTGCTCTGCAATATGTGGTTGAAAATTAATTACTTGAAGTTTAGTACGTTTAAGTTTGTGAACAGATTAAAACGAGTAGCTTTTGCTTAGACTATGTATTTGTTTTCGTAAATTGATTAAATATGTTAGTGGTAAATTCAGTAACTAATACGAGCTATGAATTATGTGGAAAATTTAGATCTGTAAACTTCAAATCTGGCAATCATTGTAGCTTAGTTGGTTGATAATTTAAACTCTCACCTTGTCGGTGAAGGTTCTATCTTCcccattttttataaaaacaaaattcaaatactaTAGCTTCGCCTCTGTAGAGTCATTTGGTCTTCTTAGAAATTCAAATGCTAGTAGAAATGAAATGGTAGAGAATTATTAGGTCAAAAGAAGCTAATTATTACTAGATTGAAACGAGCTTAAATGGGGCAACATGGATATGGATACTATAAGTTTATGGGTTTCCTATATTTATCTCAAGTTAATATCTGAGATCACGATATTTAGTGGATTTGTTAATAAATATATAGGGTGATGAAAAAAGCTTATAGGTTTATGTGAACCTATAACCAACCCTAACATATTTGGATTGATTAGtagtttttgttgttttgtatATCTGGATCTATTTCAAGTATTTAGCTTAGATTCAATTATAGATTCCTGagtattttttcttgaaaaatgacTTCCATCGTATCAAACACACTCACGGTttgttgaattttcttttaattgttaCTGCAGCGTGCAAATGTGCCAAAGTTTGGAAATTGGGGAAATGAAGACAACACTCCGTATACTGTCGTTTTTGAGAATGCAAGGAAAACTCGAGGCGGAAAGATGATAAATCCGAATGACCCTCAAGAGAATCCGGACATGTTTCCGAATGTTGCTCCTCCCTCCAGGCCTAAAACTCCGACAGAGGAACCAGTGGGGACGGAAACAGCTAGGCAAACAAACAAGCACCGGGTGAGTAGAGAAGATGGTGATTTCCGTGCTAGTTCTCCAGCTCGCAATGAGCCAACTACTCATCAACGTCATGGTGGAGGTCGTGGATCAAATTCTGGTCGACCTTCTAGACCAAGTGGAGGGTCTGATCACAGCATTGCAAAATCACCACTTCACCCCAATTCCCAAGTGAAGATATCTGGACGTGTAGCTGCATCTCCTGTTTGGGAAGGGAAGAATTCATATGACAGTAGTCATGGTACACCTGGAAGATCATTCGAAAGTTCTCATGCTACTCCTGGAAGGCACCAAATGAAGCAAGAAAGTGTATGTTTCTTCCTATTCTATTTCGTGTTGCATAATATAGAAGATTAGATATTCAACTTGTGATAGCATGCCTTATTTGTCTTATATAACAGAGACAAACTAATTAGTAAGATATGTTTGTCAATAGTCAGTCCTTGAACTGCATTTGATACTTCGAGTTTAACTTGTTTACACTGACTGTGTAAAAAGTTTTACATTATTATGTCATCTAAAAGATAACTAAAGTCTAATGGTGTAATTTCCGGTATAGTAAGTTATATTCTTACCCGGGGCGAGCCAGCTTATTCCCTTGTGTGTTTacttttttagattttgaacccccttagtGAAAATCCAGGCTCCGCAAGTGGCTCTTACATTGTACCCCTTGGATCACATGTAACCAATAAGTTAACAAATACTGCTTTTGAGATCAAGCTGCAGCTAAATTTGCACGAAAAATGTTAATCACTTTGAACTTCAGTGCTTTTAAACAGATTATAGATTTTTGTCTAGTTCATTTTTCATATCATTGAGTTTGAGTCTAGGTTGATATTGAAATTGATCTGACTTCTTTATCTTCTAACAGCCTGATAGAGGAACAGTAGTTCCAAAATTTGGCGGATGGGATGACAACGATCCTCAGGATGCAGAAAATTACACTGAAGTTTTTAACAAGGTGCGAGAGCAAAGGCACGTAGATACTGGAAATATGCCAGCCGCAGGTGGTAGAACATCTTACAGCACACAAAGGCCACAGCGAAATGAAAAGCAGAAGGTATAGTAATTATTAAATCGTGTGACCTCctcatttaaaagtttgaactGTTTGAAAGAACATACATTtagtttcttaattatattatgtctCAACACGCGTACTCACATTTTTGCCTTGTTCTTTTTCATGAGCCAAACACTCTTATTTCACCGTTTTTCTTATCCATTTCTCTGTATTCTGCAGAGCTGCTGCTTTCCTTTGTGGTGAAAATGAGGACCTTGTTTTTCTGGTGATCTGAAGCTATATTGGATGTGTAAATAGAACAACAAACAACGGTGCAACGCCAATCGTTTCTATGTTAAGAGGCTTCTTGTAGCAATATGTTTGGGCTAGTGATTTCTTGTATTTGTTATGCTTTCTACTGAAATTTTCACTTGTATGGTCTACTTATTGTTTTATTAATCATGTACTGTTTGTTCTTAAATCAAATTGATTTGTGTTAATTATGCTTCCCATTTGTGTTCCCTACAGAGAAAAGGAGCTAAAATGATGAATGTATTACTGATTTTGTAatgaaacttgatgaaaaagGTTAAATCTCTATGATAAACATTAAGTTAGCTTGGTAAAAATGATAACATGTTATtacaacaacagcaacaacatAAAATCCCATTAGTGGGTTCGGGGAATGGGGAGGATGGAGTGTATGTAAACCTTATCACTATCTCGTAAAGGTAGAGAACTATTTCGAAAGACTTTCAGCTCAAGTGCAGCAAATTCAAGtacaaagaattaaaaaaacaatgtaGAAAATGTAACAACTTACAAGAAAAGCAGTACAAAACCTACGAGAATGGAACAAGAACAGTATATAGTACGATAATCAAAATATAGTAAACAGCTAACAATGATAAATATCAAAAGCAAAAACTTTAGTACAACGACAAACACAAACAAACCTAAACTCTCGTAAAACATGATAACACTCCACTACCTACTATCCTCCTGTCATAATAAGTATGTTTCACGCCCTTCTATCTAAGATCATTTGTTCGGTAAGCTGATAAGTTGAGGTCAAGCCATGCCATTTTCAGAGAATCAAGATAACTGGTCCAGGATATTTTTCAACGTGGCTACATCTGCAGAATCTGATTCCGTGACTGACCCCCCtaactttcttctttttgaatttcaaaatcaaaaatcCTAGTTTTCTACTATTATAAATTCTACCATTTGGAACAAGGTTTTTTGGAAGCCACCAAAAATTATTGTTCActcttttctctaatttcttAGCACCTTCTGTCTTGCGTTTTTCAATCCctaaaattaatttcttaaatatcATTTCATCTCTTTCCCATGATAACCATTTgaaattttctctcaaatttGGTCAATgttcaagtaaaaacatttagatgTTGGTTCAATTTGATACTGCTTACTGTTTCTTTTGAAACAAAAAGATAAGATTTCTGAAGTATCCAAAAAGTCCGAGGACCTTTAGTACTGTACTCTACCCCCGAACCAGCAGCCTTCACGCCATGTCTCTCAAAGTGCTCCAAATCGCCCAACACAATGGTTCTGTCCCCTTCTTAGTTCAAAAGCTTATGGATATATGCTTTTGCCATCTTTGATTAATGAGAGTCTCTTCTGCCAACGCCTTACTTTCCTCATCCTTGATATACTTCACTTGATCCAAGTCTCAGGCCTTCCACTGTCTCACCTTCGCAAGCCTGTACAGTTTCTTTCTTATCTCCATCTTCATTTCTTAAGACGTTATTAGAGCATATATAAAGATATA is part of the Solanum stenotomum isolate F172 chromosome 8, ASM1918654v1, whole genome shotgun sequence genome and encodes:
- the LOC125872282 gene encoding putative xyloglucan endotransglucosylase/hydrolase protein 1; its protein translation is MVTDAGGAGFKSKIQYEYGLFTLRIKMPAKKTNGVITAFYLISDDQDAGVNHDEIDFEFIGTEGRLQTNIFANDRGGREQVFQLSFDPSEDFHTYQILYTPQRIVFFVDNIPIRSFKNNTKRGINFPTKSLWAEASLWISDSVVWAGAVDWGYAPFIVSFQDFNISGCPAGSNCLPSPDFSPWTRPKLGPKQLKLMMNFRKKHMTFDYCRSTGNKHRYAECA
- the LOC125874323 gene encoding RPM1-interacting protein 4-like, which produces MARANVPKFGNWGNEDNTPYTVVFENARKTRGGKMINPNDPQENPDMFPNVAPPSRPKTPTEEPVGTETARQTNKHRVSREDGDFRASSPARNEPTTHQRHGGGRGSNSGRPSRPSGGSDHSIAKSPLHPNSQVKISGRVAASPVWEGKNSYDSSHGTPGRSFESSHATPGRHQMKQESPDRGTVVPKFGGWDDNDPQDAENYTEVFNKVREQRHVDTGNMPAAGGRTSYSTQRPQRNEKQKSCCFPLW